In the genome of Streptomyces pactum, one region contains:
- a CDS encoding PIG-L deacetylase family protein → MTTATRPPIDAAALIEAIGPGRRDRPWLFVSPHLDDGVLSAGGVLAAARRAGVDTVVATVFAGTATGPVTSPFATELVRLWGLGTDDPVGGRRAEDRAALAEVGARPVHLPVPDAIFRTTAGTGEALYPTVEAVFAGAPRGDDPAIREVRRELAAVLAALEPAVVVGPAGIGGHVDHVLVRDAVTALAGADGPVLMLYEDLPYAATGRTPAAGLTALPVSFTEADWDAKAAAAARYVSQLPAVWPEADGLAELRARAEAVGGDSTGPAELLWCSEAAHALVLGDPTV, encoded by the coding sequence GTGACCACGGCAACGCGTCCGCCGATCGATGCGGCCGCCCTGATCGAGGCGATCGGACCCGGCCGGCGGGACCGGCCCTGGCTGTTCGTCTCCCCGCACCTGGACGACGGTGTCCTGTCGGCCGGCGGAGTACTGGCCGCGGCCCGCCGGGCCGGGGTGGACACGGTGGTGGCGACCGTCTTCGCCGGTACCGCCACCGGGCCCGTCACCTCCCCGTTCGCCACCGAGCTGGTGCGGCTGTGGGGCCTGGGCACCGACGACCCGGTCGGCGGGCGACGCGCGGAGGACCGCGCGGCGCTGGCCGAGGTGGGTGCCCGCCCGGTCCACCTGCCGGTACCCGACGCGATCTTCCGGACCACCGCGGGCACCGGCGAGGCCCTCTACCCGACCGTGGAGGCGGTCTTCGCCGGGGCGCCGCGCGGGGACGACCCGGCGATCCGGGAGGTGCGCCGGGAGCTGGCGGCGGTGCTGGCCGCGCTGGAGCCCGCCGTGGTGGTGGGGCCGGCCGGGATCGGCGGGCATGTGGACCATGTGCTGGTCCGCGACGCCGTGACCGCCCTCGCCGGAGCCGACGGCCCCGTCCTGATGCTGTACGAGGATCTGCCCTACGCCGCAACCGGCCGGACCCCGGCCGCCGGCCTCACGGCGCTGCCGGTCTCCTTCACCGAGGCGGACTGGGACGCCAAGGCCGCGGCGGCCGCCCGTTATGTCTCCCAGCTCCCGGCCGTGTGGCCGGAGGCGGACGGGCTGGCGGAGCTGCGGGCGCGCGCCGAAGCCGTGGGCGGCGACAGCACGGGGCCGGCGGAGCTGCTGTGGTGCTCCGAGGCCGCCCACGCCCTTGTCCTGGGGGACCCGACTGTATGA
- the rsmD gene encoding 16S rRNA (guanine(966)-N(2))-methyltransferase RsmD, whose protein sequence is MSRVIAGSRGSRRISVPKGSETRPTAERVREAVFSTFYSLTDMDGAEVLDLYAGSGAIGIEAVSRGARRAVFVEKSRQAIPVLRKNIEDLDLTDSCDIVIGDVGGWLSSAAADRKDVVYIDPPYHRPVHGDLVALVERGWLAGHAVVAVEHALRDAPVEWPEGLEPLKMRRYGNTAVSYARFEG, encoded by the coding sequence GTGTCGAGGGTCATCGCAGGCAGCCGGGGTAGCCGGCGCATTTCCGTCCCGAAGGGCTCGGAAACGCGTCCCACGGCGGAACGTGTCCGCGAGGCGGTCTTCTCCACGTTCTACTCCTTGACCGACATGGACGGAGCCGAGGTTCTCGACCTGTACGCGGGTTCCGGCGCCATCGGTATCGAGGCGGTCTCCCGCGGCGCCCGGCGCGCCGTGTTCGTGGAGAAGTCCCGGCAGGCCATTCCAGTTCTGCGGAAGAACATCGAGGACCTCGATCTCACCGATTCCTGCGACATTGTCATCGGCGATGTGGGGGGCTGGCTCTCCTCGGCCGCGGCCGACCGGAAGGACGTCGTCTACATCGACCCGCCCTATCACCGGCCCGTCCACGGGGATCTCGTCGCGCTCGTCGAAAGAGGGTGGCTCGCCGGTCATGCGGTCGTGGCGGTCGAACACGCCCTGCGGGACGCTCCCGTGGAATGGCCGGAGGGTTTGGAACCGCTGAAAATGCGGCGTTACGGTAATACAGCGGTCTCCTATGCTCGGTTCGAGGGATAA